One window from the genome of Pseudonocardia hierapolitana encodes:
- a CDS encoding MarR family winged helix-turn-helix transcriptional regulator — protein MALENPPGSAFLLAAVGAHAAARFAERVADLDLTPPQVGLLGLVAASPGQSQQAVAQVLGMPPSRLVGLVDALADRGLVERRRNRADRRLHALHVTDEGTAMLARISKIGREHNDALCRSLDARERETLRDLLSRIAADQGLRPGIHPGFRSV, from the coding sequence GTGGCACTGGAGAACCCCCCGGGGTCGGCCTTCCTCCTCGCCGCGGTCGGTGCGCACGCGGCCGCGCGCTTCGCCGAGCGCGTCGCCGACCTCGATCTCACGCCCCCGCAGGTCGGCCTGCTCGGGCTCGTCGCAGCGTCGCCCGGACAGAGCCAGCAGGCCGTGGCCCAGGTACTGGGCATGCCGCCCAGCCGGCTCGTCGGCCTGGTCGACGCGCTCGCCGACCGCGGGCTCGTCGAGCGCAGGCGCAACCGGGCCGACCGGCGGCTGCACGCGCTGCACGTCACCGACGAGGGGACGGCGATGCTGGCCCGGATCTCGAAGATCGGCCGCGAGCACAACGACGCGCTCTGCCGCAGCCTCGACGCGCGCGAACGCGAGACGCTGCGCGATCTGCTCTCCCGGATCGCCGCGGACCAGGGGCTGCGCCCCGGGATCCACCCCGGCTTCCGCAGCGTGTGA
- a CDS encoding zinc-binding dehydrogenase yields the protein MARAVGEVEGLQLERERADLGVHQVPRAEGVARHGGAHLARSIEAAAVGGRISLIGVLDGFELAGQIAQFARKKLTLDGIQVGPRSALEQLVRAVETTGISPVVDAEYALEDLPSALAHLDRGVFGKVVVRVG from the coding sequence GTGGCCCGTGCCGTCGGCGAGGTCGAGGGTCTCCAGCTCGAGCGTGAGCGCGCCGACCTCGGGGTGCACCAGGTGCCTCGTGCCGAAGGCGTGGCTCGCCACGGGGGCGCGCACCTGGCCCGCTCGATCGAGGCCGCGGCGGTCGGCGGTCGCATCTCGCTGATCGGCGTCCTCGACGGGTTCGAGCTGGCGGGCCAGATCGCTCAGTTCGCGCGCAAGAAGCTCACGCTCGACGGCATCCAGGTGGGTCCGCGGAGCGCGCTCGAGCAGCTCGTCCGGGCCGTCGAGACGACGGGCATCAGCCCGGTCGTCGACGCGGAGTACGCGCTGGAGGACCTCCCGTCGGCACTCGCGCACCTCGACCGAGGGGTGTTCGGCAAGGTCGTCGTCAGGGTGGGCTGA
- a CDS encoding ATP-binding domain-containing protein has product MDEDRRHIALLYDRFDAERAAAERELLTAQRASGSSPGERALRETAVRVQTARLGRLRAGGDGLCFGRTDAVDGTRTFVGRLGLLDDDLEPLLIDWRAPAARPFYTATAAHPEGLVRRRHFRTRGRAVLDAHDDVFVHGGDDGSAGSDAALLAALDAPRTGAMRDIVATIQAEQDEIIRLEHTGITVIEGGPGTGKTAVALHRVAYLLYTHPQLARRGVLVLGPHPRFLQYISAVLPSLGETDVVFATPGDLLPGLTTDVEDAPDAARVKGSLAMVEVIAAAVARREEVPGEPIPIELDDVTVEITAEIATAARERARARGLRHNEARPVFATAVLDALAEQAVDRIGAGWLAPREAPELAADLRTDARAELRENRQLHAALDALWPELTPQTLLADLFSSPERLDSAAAALAPADRAALAREDGAAWTVSDVPLLDEAAELLGPPATVRAGAKRAARRAAEGLGYAADVLRLLDVEPADDDEIRAVDLVDADLLAERHEELDHRTIAERAAADREWVYGHVVVDEAQELSDMDWRVLLRRCPTRSFTVVGDLAQRRSVAGARSWAAALERYAPGRWTHRVLTVGYRTPAEIMAVATDVLAAHNPGCTTPEAARSTGVRPWAQRVRPDELVEAVRDEVGGPGSVAVIAPEPFPEVPGATVLTPREAKGLEFDAVLLVEPQRMHPADLYVALTRATQRLGVLHTEPLPAGLHRLAVRV; this is encoded by the coding sequence GTGGATGAGGACCGCCGCCACATCGCACTTCTGTACGACCGTTTCGACGCCGAACGAGCCGCTGCGGAGCGCGAACTGCTGACGGCCCAGCGGGCCTCGGGCAGCTCGCCGGGCGAGCGCGCCCTGCGGGAGACGGCGGTACGCGTGCAGACCGCACGGCTCGGCCGGCTGCGCGCAGGCGGTGACGGCCTGTGCTTCGGCCGCACCGACGCCGTCGACGGCACCCGGACGTTCGTGGGCCGCCTCGGGCTGCTCGACGACGACCTGGAGCCGTTGCTCATCGACTGGCGCGCGCCCGCGGCCCGCCCGTTCTACACGGCCACGGCAGCACACCCCGAGGGCCTCGTGCGCAGGCGCCACTTCCGCACCCGCGGCCGCGCCGTGCTCGACGCGCACGACGACGTGTTCGTCCACGGCGGCGACGACGGTTCGGCGGGCTCGGACGCCGCTCTGCTGGCCGCGCTCGACGCGCCGCGCACCGGGGCGATGCGCGACATCGTCGCCACGATCCAGGCCGAGCAGGACGAGATCATCCGGCTGGAGCACACCGGGATCACCGTGATCGAGGGCGGCCCGGGAACCGGGAAGACGGCGGTGGCGCTGCACCGCGTGGCCTACCTGCTCTACACGCACCCGCAGCTGGCCCGCCGCGGCGTGCTGGTGCTCGGCCCGCACCCGCGGTTCCTGCAGTACATCTCCGCCGTGCTGCCCTCGCTCGGGGAGACCGACGTCGTGTTCGCGACGCCCGGCGACCTGCTGCCCGGACTCACCACCGACGTGGAGGACGCCCCGGACGCCGCGCGCGTGAAGGGGTCGCTCGCGATGGTCGAGGTGATCGCAGCGGCCGTGGCCCGCCGCGAGGAGGTGCCCGGAGAGCCGATCCCGATCGAGCTGGACGACGTCACGGTCGAGATCACCGCCGAGATCGCGACCGCCGCGCGCGAGCGTGCCCGCGCCCGCGGGCTGCGCCACAACGAGGCGCGGCCGGTCTTCGCGACGGCGGTGCTCGACGCGCTCGCCGAGCAGGCCGTCGACCGGATCGGCGCGGGCTGGCTCGCTCCGCGCGAGGCACCCGAGCTCGCCGCCGACCTGCGGACCGATGCACGAGCCGAGCTGCGCGAGAACCGGCAGCTGCACGCGGCCCTCGACGCGCTGTGGCCCGAGCTCACCCCGCAGACGCTGCTCGCGGACCTGTTCAGCTCGCCGGAACGGCTCGACAGCGCGGCGGCCGCGCTCGCGCCTGCCGACCGCGCGGCGCTCGCCCGCGAGGACGGCGCGGCCTGGACGGTGTCGGACGTGCCGCTGCTCGACGAGGCCGCCGAGCTGCTGGGTCCCCCGGCCACCGTCAGGGCCGGTGCGAAACGGGCGGCGCGCCGCGCGGCCGAGGGCCTCGGCTACGCCGCGGACGTCCTGCGGTTGCTCGACGTCGAACCGGCGGACGACGACGAGATCCGCGCCGTCGACCTGGTGGACGCGGACCTGCTCGCCGAACGCCATGAGGAGCTCGACCACCGCACGATCGCCGAGCGGGCGGCGGCCGACCGGGAGTGGGTGTACGGGCACGTGGTGGTCGACGAGGCGCAGGAGCTGTCCGACATGGACTGGCGCGTGCTGCTGCGCCGCTGCCCCACCCGCTCGTTCACCGTGGTCGGGGACCTCGCCCAGCGCCGCTCGGTGGCCGGGGCGCGCTCATGGGCCGCCGCGCTCGAGCGCTACGCGCCGGGACGCTGGACCCACCGCGTGCTGACGGTCGGCTACCGCACCCCCGCGGAGATCATGGCGGTGGCGACCGACGTCCTGGCGGCGCACAACCCGGGCTGCACCACGCCCGAGGCCGCGCGCAGCACCGGCGTACGCCCGTGGGCGCAGCGCGTGCGGCCGGACGAACTGGTGGAGGCGGTGCGGGACGAGGTGGGCGGCCCCGGCTCGGTCGCGGTGATCGCCCCGGAGCCGTTCCCCGAGGTGCCGGGCGCCACCGTGCTCACGCCGCGGGAGGCAAAGGGCCTCGAGTTCGACGCCGTCCTCCTCGTGGAGCCGCAGCGGATGCACCCGGCGGACCTCTACGTCGCGCTCACCCGGGCCACCCAGCGGCTCGGCGTGCTGCACACCGAGCCGCTGCCGGCCGGTCTGCACCGGCTGGCGGTCCGGGTGTAG
- a CDS encoding LLM class flavin-dependent oxidoreductase, whose protein sequence is MSEHKFRFGVVVTPQGGGEQWAATAKRVEELGYSTLLMPDGLQLLSPFSSLAVAACATTTLRVGTFVLASPLRPPRAAAWEGHSLSLLTEGRFDFGIGTGRPEAQRFAEALGRPWGSAGERLREVSESIEHLRELDGDRHTPVLVAAGGPKALALAARTADIVTLAAPPLSGRDHHAGMVAQLRDAAGERDIQIAMNLFVVGDEIPPWTQHFIGADHATLVAHDSQTLLRGTPAEMADELQRRRDAYGVSYVSVNGSFLEQFAPVVERLAGS, encoded by the coding sequence ATGTCCGAACACAAGTTCCGCTTCGGGGTGGTGGTGACCCCGCAGGGTGGTGGCGAGCAGTGGGCCGCCACGGCGAAGCGGGTGGAGGAGCTCGGCTACTCCACCCTCCTGATGCCCGACGGCCTGCAGCTGCTGTCCCCGTTCTCGTCGCTCGCCGTGGCCGCATGCGCGACCACGACGCTGCGCGTCGGCACGTTCGTGCTGGCCAGCCCACTGCGGCCGCCGCGCGCCGCCGCGTGGGAGGGACACTCGCTCTCGCTGCTCACCGAGGGCCGCTTCGACTTCGGCATCGGCACCGGGCGGCCGGAGGCGCAGCGGTTCGCCGAGGCGCTCGGCCGGCCGTGGGGGTCGGCGGGGGAGCGGCTGCGGGAGGTGTCCGAGTCGATCGAGCACCTGCGCGAGCTCGACGGCGACCGGCACACTCCCGTGCTGGTGGCCGCCGGAGGCCCGAAGGCGCTCGCGCTCGCCGCCCGCACCGCCGACATCGTCACGCTGGCCGCACCCCCGCTCTCGGGTCGCGACCACCACGCGGGGATGGTGGCCCAGCTGCGCGACGCCGCGGGCGAGCGTGACATCCAGATCGCCATGAACCTGTTCGTCGTTGGCGACGAGATCCCGCCGTGGACCCAGCACTTCATCGGTGCCGACCACGCCACCCTCGTCGCCCACGACTCGCAGACCCTCCTGCGCGGCACCCCGGCCGAGATGGCCGACGAGCTGCAGCGGCGCCGCGACGCGTACGGCGTGTCCTACGTCAGCGTCAACGGCTCGTTCCTCGAGCAGTTCGCGCCGGTCGTGGAGCGGCTCGCCGGGAGTTAG
- a CDS encoding 3-hydroxybutyrate dehydrogenase, whose protein sequence is MTSVTSPPLAGRRALVTGAASGIGAALARRLAADGAQVVAVDRDEAGLATLAGEAGVEAVPCDLSDLAAVDALPAAVDVLVNNAGLQHVAPIPEFDPDRFSLLLRVMLEAPFRLARRALPHMYGRGWGRVINISSVHGLRASPFKSAYVSAKHGLEGLSKVIALEGAEHGVTSNCLDPAYVRTPLVERQISDQARTHGIDPGEVVEQIMLAPAAVKRLVEPDEVAELAAVLYGPASASITGASFSMDGGWTAH, encoded by the coding sequence ATGACCTCCGTCACGTCACCACCGCTGGCCGGGCGCCGCGCGCTGGTCACGGGGGCGGCCTCGGGCATCGGGGCCGCGCTCGCGCGGCGGCTCGCCGCCGACGGGGCCCAGGTGGTGGCCGTCGACCGCGACGAGGCCGGCCTGGCCACGCTCGCCGGGGAGGCGGGAGTAGAAGCGGTGCCCTGCGACCTGTCCGACCTCGCGGCCGTCGACGCGCTGCCGGCAGCGGTCGACGTCCTGGTCAACAACGCAGGCCTGCAGCACGTCGCCCCGATCCCCGAGTTCGACCCCGACCGCTTCTCGCTGCTCCTGCGCGTGATGCTGGAGGCGCCGTTCCGGCTGGCCCGCCGGGCGCTGCCGCACATGTACGGCCGCGGCTGGGGCCGGGTCATCAACATCTCGAGCGTGCACGGGCTGCGGGCGAGCCCGTTCAAGTCCGCCTACGTCAGCGCGAAGCACGGGCTCGAAGGCCTGTCCAAGGTCATCGCGCTCGAAGGCGCCGAGCACGGCGTCACGAGCAACTGCCTGGACCCCGCGTACGTGCGCACACCGCTGGTCGAGCGGCAGATCTCCGACCAGGCCCGCACCCACGGCATCGACCCCGGCGAGGTCGTGGAACAGATCATGCTCGCGCCGGCCGCCGTGAAGCGCCTCGTCGAGCCGGACGAGGTGGCCGAGCTGGCCGCCGTGCTCTACGGACCGGCCTCGGCGTCGATCACGGGGGCGTCGTTCTCGATGGACGGCGGCTGGACCGCCCACTGA
- a CDS encoding MFS transporter, protein MAGTTVEWYDFFLYGVAAALVFNEVFFPALGPAAGTVASFATFAIGFVARPLGGLVFGHYGDKLGRKTLLVISLLMMGIATFLIGVLPGAATIGVAAPILLIVLRLVQGFAIGGEWGGAVLIVSEHGDPARRGYWASWPQAGVPFGQLLANGLLFLLAAVQDEAAFLAWGWRIPFLLSAVLVLIGLYIRLSVEESPIFKEAQAKAAQAAAAGEKQVVPIVDVFRRYPREVFTAMGARFAENVSYYIFTIVITSYMTQRLDVSSSFVLGAVMIGAFVHLVTIPVWGALSDRYGRKPIYLLGAAGVGVWAFVFIALIDTANFALTTLAVIGGLVFHGAMYGPQAAFLSELFGTKVRYSGTSVGYQLASVFAGGLAPIVAVALYTSFDSGYAVAVYVALSALLTLVAVASYGETRQRDLAQDHAIAPTR, encoded by the coding sequence ATGGCCGGCACGACCGTGGAGTGGTACGACTTCTTCCTCTACGGCGTCGCCGCGGCGCTGGTGTTCAACGAGGTGTTCTTCCCGGCGCTCGGCCCGGCCGCCGGCACCGTCGCCTCGTTCGCCACGTTCGCGATCGGGTTCGTCGCCCGGCCGCTCGGCGGGCTGGTCTTCGGCCACTACGGCGACAAGCTGGGCCGCAAGACCCTGCTCGTCATCAGCCTGTTGATGATGGGGATCGCGACGTTCCTCATCGGCGTGCTGCCGGGCGCGGCGACGATCGGCGTGGCCGCCCCGATCCTGCTCATCGTCCTGCGGCTCGTGCAGGGGTTCGCCATCGGCGGCGAGTGGGGCGGTGCGGTCCTGATCGTCTCCGAGCACGGCGACCCGGCCCGGCGCGGCTACTGGGCGAGCTGGCCCCAGGCGGGGGTGCCGTTCGGGCAGCTGCTCGCCAACGGGCTGCTGTTCCTGCTGGCCGCCGTCCAGGACGAGGCGGCGTTCCTCGCGTGGGGCTGGCGGATCCCGTTCCTGCTCTCCGCGGTGCTCGTGCTGATCGGGCTGTACATCCGGCTGTCGGTCGAGGAGTCTCCGATCTTCAAGGAGGCCCAGGCCAAGGCCGCGCAGGCGGCCGCCGCCGGGGAGAAGCAGGTCGTCCCGATCGTCGACGTGTTCCGCCGCTACCCCCGCGAGGTCTTCACCGCGATGGGCGCCCGGTTCGCCGAGAACGTCTCGTACTACATCTTCACGATCGTCATCACCTCCTACATGACGCAGCGGCTGGACGTGTCCAGCTCGTTCGTCCTCGGCGCGGTGATGATCGGCGCCTTCGTGCACCTGGTGACGATCCCCGTGTGGGGTGCGCTGTCGGACCGCTACGGCCGCAAGCCGATCTACCTGCTGGGCGCGGCCGGCGTGGGCGTGTGGGCGTTCGTGTTCATCGCGCTGATCGACACCGCCAACTTCGCCCTCACCACGCTCGCCGTGATCGGCGGCCTGGTGTTCCACGGCGCGATGTACGGCCCGCAGGCGGCGTTCCTGTCCGAGCTGTTCGGCACGAAGGTGCGCTACTCCGGCACCTCCGTCGGGTACCAGCTCGCGTCCGTCTTCGCGGGTGGTCTGGCCCCGATCGTCGCGGTGGCCCTCTACACCTCGTTCGACAGCGGGTACGCGGTCGCGGTCTACGTCGCGCTGAGCGCGCTGCTGACGCTGGTCGCCGTGGCCTCCTACGGCGAGACGCGCCAGCGCGACCTCGCCCAGGACCACGCGATCGCCCCGACCCGCTGA
- a CDS encoding BTAD domain-containing putative transcriptional regulator, protein MATAVMHGASTRDRDVVLHVLGDFAATVDDRPVALGGPRQKAVLARILAGSDETVSAEQVVDDVWGERSVDSTVASVHAYVSRLRRLLGGDAIPRRAGRYLIDREVVTVDADLFVDDVSRGREALARGADDAAAAILDAALGRWRGPDAFGAMREAHFLAPLAAKWEQLYVLAAEALADAHARCGRAGDDVALLHELAERDPLRESVAVRLVRALYAAGRQADALAAFERCRHALAEQLGVDPTPELRRVHAAVLAQEPLPAAVSSALPTNLPPRNRSFVGREDVLAEVSGVLDDDVRRPRAVALVGLAGVGKTELALELAHRRRRTGRVAWWVAAEDPAGTATGLADLAAALGIVAFERGEDTHAALWTELDRAPGWVLVFDNADDPALLEPFLPAARHGDVVITSRNPAWRRLARPVTVSSLRRTESVRYVVGRTGDAAAEADTLAEQVGDLPLALEQACAYIEQTGMSVPDYVELFRERRASLLLRDPLDSRPTVATTWGLAFDRLYQRSPRAAGLLEAIAFLAPDAITVATLRRLGHPEMFADELDLQDALAELLRLSLVDRDSGFVRVHRLVQDVVRARLPVGVRRRRLVEAVRACTGDGADTEDAGAHLLTVAAHAEALGTVPDGLVEALAELAGRQAARALYPAAQRVLETALRLQHEIDDAVLHGTLVCRLGEVLDAAGYLAPALDLHRRAVRILDSTLDPDDVVLAHAYNRLGHVLNCADDAVAAIDAHERALLALQKAGRDDLVPPVLVDLGYTLWAAGRLGPAGEALRAGRELLEGHGRRDDRDWAHATAGLGIVAQDGGNLEEAVSLQRTALDVFTRVCGPEHPDTAQTLDKLGYALRLSGRADEAVEVHLRAVRLLERVLGADDSRVAMTLTNLGLAYADAGRTGEAIEAQARARRIFHAALGPAHASTLLADRRLAVALAASGNQVRARTLMNAVLEVAEQRLEDNPAEQARIAADAARVFGSDTV, encoded by the coding sequence GTGGCGACAGCGGTGATGCACGGCGCGAGCACGCGGGACCGGGATGTCGTGCTGCACGTGCTCGGTGATTTCGCCGCCACCGTCGATGACCGGCCGGTCGCTCTGGGTGGCCCTCGGCAGAAGGCGGTGCTCGCGCGCATCCTGGCGGGGTCGGACGAGACCGTATCGGCCGAACAGGTCGTGGACGACGTCTGGGGCGAGCGGTCCGTCGACTCGACCGTGGCGTCCGTGCACGCCTACGTCTCACGGCTGCGGCGGCTGCTGGGCGGCGATGCGATCCCGCGGCGGGCCGGGCGGTACCTGATCGACCGGGAGGTCGTCACCGTCGATGCCGACCTGTTCGTCGACGACGTGTCCCGCGGCAGGGAGGCCCTCGCCCGTGGCGCGGACGACGCGGCGGCGGCCATCCTCGACGCGGCGCTCGGCCGGTGGCGGGGCCCGGACGCGTTCGGGGCGATGCGCGAGGCGCACTTCCTGGCACCACTCGCGGCGAAGTGGGAGCAGCTGTACGTGCTGGCCGCCGAGGCGCTGGCCGACGCGCACGCCCGCTGCGGGCGGGCAGGCGACGACGTCGCGCTCCTGCACGAGCTGGCCGAGCGGGACCCGCTGCGGGAGTCCGTGGCCGTCCGTCTCGTCAGGGCCCTGTACGCGGCGGGCAGGCAGGCCGATGCCCTCGCCGCGTTCGAGCGGTGCCGGCACGCGCTCGCCGAGCAGCTCGGCGTCGATCCGACCCCCGAGCTGCGCCGGGTGCACGCGGCCGTGCTGGCCCAGGAGCCGCTCCCCGCGGCCGTCTCCTCGGCGCTGCCGACCAACCTCCCGCCGCGGAACCGCTCGTTCGTGGGGCGGGAGGACGTGCTCGCCGAGGTCTCCGGCGTCCTGGACGACGACGTCCGCCGGCCCCGGGCCGTGGCACTGGTCGGCCTCGCGGGCGTCGGGAAGACGGAGCTGGCCCTCGAACTCGCCCACCGCAGGCGCCGGACCGGCAGGGTCGCCTGGTGGGTCGCGGCCGAGGATCCCGCCGGCACCGCCACCGGGCTGGCCGATCTCGCGGCCGCGCTCGGCATCGTCGCCTTCGAGCGGGGGGAGGACACCCACGCGGCCCTCTGGACCGAGCTCGACCGGGCGCCCGGCTGGGTGCTGGTGTTCGACAACGCCGACGACCCCGCCCTGCTGGAGCCGTTCCTGCCCGCCGCCCGGCACGGCGACGTCGTGATCACCTCGCGCAACCCGGCGTGGCGACGGCTCGCCCGGCCGGTCACCGTCTCGTCGCTGCGAAGGACGGAGTCGGTCCGCTACGTGGTGGGGCGTACCGGCGACGCCGCCGCCGAGGCCGACACGCTCGCCGAGCAGGTCGGGGACCTGCCGCTCGCGTTGGAACAGGCCTGCGCCTACATCGAGCAGACGGGGATGTCCGTCCCGGACTACGTGGAGCTGTTCCGCGAGCGGCGGGCGAGCCTGCTGCTGCGCGACCCGCTCGACTCGCGACCGACCGTCGCCACGACGTGGGGGCTCGCGTTCGACCGGCTGTACCAGCGCTCGCCGCGTGCGGCCGGGCTCCTGGAGGCGATCGCGTTCCTCGCCCCGGACGCGATCACCGTCGCCACGCTGCGCCGCCTCGGTCATCCCGAGATGTTCGCCGACGAGCTCGACCTGCAGGACGCGCTCGCGGAGCTGCTGCGGCTGTCGCTCGTCGACCGCGACTCGGGGTTCGTCCGGGTGCACCGGCTGGTGCAGGACGTCGTCAGGGCCCGGCTGCCGGTCGGGGTTCGGCGGCGCCGGCTCGTCGAGGCCGTGCGGGCCTGTACGGGCGACGGGGCCGACACCGAGGACGCCGGCGCGCACCTGCTGACCGTCGCCGCGCACGCCGAGGCGCTCGGCACCGTGCCCGACGGGTTGGTGGAGGCGCTGGCCGAGCTGGCGGGCCGGCAGGCGGCGCGTGCGCTCTACCCGGCGGCGCAGCGCGTCCTGGAGACGGCGTTGCGCCTGCAGCACGAGATCGACGACGCCGTGCTGCACGGCACGCTCGTGTGCCGGCTCGGCGAGGTGCTCGACGCCGCCGGGTACCTCGCGCCCGCCCTCGACCTGCACCGGCGCGCGGTGCGGATCCTCGACTCGACCCTCGATCCGGACGACGTCGTGCTCGCCCACGCCTACAACCGCCTCGGCCACGTCCTCAACTGCGCCGACGACGCCGTCGCCGCCATCGACGCCCACGAGCGCGCGCTGCTGGCCCTGCAGAAGGCCGGGAGGGACGACCTCGTGCCGCCGGTGCTGGTCGACCTCGGTTACACGCTGTGGGCCGCGGGGCGACTGGGTCCCGCCGGCGAGGCGCTACGGGCGGGACGCGAACTGCTGGAGGGTCATGGACGGCGCGACGACCGTGACTGGGCGCACGCCACCGCCGGTCTCGGCATCGTCGCGCAGGACGGCGGCAACCTCGAAGAGGCGGTGTCGCTCCAGCGCACCGCCCTGGATGTGTTCACGCGCGTCTGCGGCCCCGAGCACCCCGACACCGCCCAGACTCTGGACAAGCTCGGCTACGCGCTGCGGCTCTCGGGCCGCGCCGACGAGGCCGTCGAGGTGCACCTGCGCGCGGTGCGGCTGCTGGAGCGCGTGCTCGGCGCCGACGACTCGCGCGTGGCGATGACTCTCACGAACCTCGGCCTCGCCTACGCCGACGCGGGCCGGACCGGCGAGGCGATCGAGGCCCAGGCACGGGCACGGCGGATCTTCCACGCCGCGCTCGGCCCCGCGCACGCGAGCACGCTGCTGGCCGACAGACGGCTCGCCGTCGCACTCGCCGCCAGCGGGAACCAGGTCAGGGCCCGCACGCTGATGAACGCCGTCCTCGAGGTGGCGGAGCAGCGCCTGGAGGACAACCCGGCCGAGCAGGCCCGGATCGCCGCCGACGCCGCGCGCGTGTTCGGATCGGACACGGTCTAG
- a CDS encoding RNA polymerase sigma factor, whose translation MVSPDPVTTAAPSTGQLVRDACDRRPGAWSELASRYEGLVRAVVGSYRLQEADFADAVQNTWLRALERLHTVRDPDSLGGWLTTVARRECLALLARSRREAPTGVAEDQLVVEEPGPLAMVLAEEARRAVAHAVTELPVKPRALVSALFSTPEPNYAEVSRQMGLPIGSIGPTRQRALRTLRCGLARAGQDLCASS comes from the coding sequence ATGGTCAGCCCCGATCCGGTCACCACCGCGGCACCGAGCACCGGCCAGCTCGTCAGAGATGCGTGCGACCGGCGCCCCGGAGCGTGGTCCGAACTGGCTTCGCGGTACGAGGGCCTCGTACGGGCCGTCGTCGGCTCCTACCGGCTCCAGGAGGCCGACTTCGCCGACGCGGTGCAGAACACGTGGCTGCGGGCCCTCGAGCGGCTCCACACCGTGCGCGACCCCGACAGCCTCGGCGGGTGGCTGACCACGGTCGCGCGGCGCGAGTGCCTCGCGCTACTGGCCCGGTCCCGCAGGGAGGCGCCGACGGGGGTCGCGGAGGACCAGCTCGTCGTGGAGGAGCCCGGGCCGTTGGCGATGGTGCTGGCGGAAGAGGCCCGGCGCGCGGTCGCCCACGCGGTGACCGAGCTGCCGGTGAAGCCGCGCGCGCTGGTCAGCGCGCTGTTCTCGACCCCGGAACCCAACTACGCCGAGGTGTCCCGGCAGATGGGGCTGCCGATCGGGAGCATCGGGCCCACCCGGCAGCGGGCCCTGCGGACGCTGCGGTGCGGGCTCGCCCGAGCGGGCCAGGATCTCTGCGCGAGCAGCTGA